In Puntigrus tetrazona isolate hp1 chromosome 15, ASM1883169v1, whole genome shotgun sequence, the DNA window ataaattccCCATGTGGATTTTATTTATAAGAACATGTGAATACGGATGAAAGCGCGCAGGAGGACTCTATATTCAAGATGCATTTTACCCATTCAAAATGGTAAGTggttataatcatttttttttttaaataaactaagctATATCAAGGGGATAACAAGCATAATAAACGCAGTGTGATTCAAGTTGTCAGTTACAATAGCCAGTTGGTTATTGGAGATTCATACAATGTAGGCTGTGTCTTATTTTCAGAAGCCTGTTGTGtctcaaaacctagtgagctgcctgcCTTTAACATATTAGGGTGATACGAATGGGCTCGTGAATGGATTTTGCCGGATAAATAGCAGAAATGATGTTAAATGAGAGGTTATGAATACAGAAACATAAAAGTAAGTGGagaattataaatgaaaaacagtacATTGCACGGTCAGTCGGTCACTGTCATCCTGAAAGGGTTTATTTTGCACATCCAGCTTGCTACGTCCtgcttcaataaataaatacacgttCAATAGaaattgttcaaatgttttgtcgCTTGCGTTAAGGCGCAAAGAAAATAGCCCACGTAGAAAACTAGTAATTAAGCGAGAATATTTCGGCTATAGGTTAATACGGGCTGTTTAAATACgaatttatatattgttatgaaTGAAGCCTGTATAGAGTAGTCATTCAGACAATTCCTGAACTTAAATTCTCTCTCATCGATCTTCTTGTGTCTTATTTGTAGTTCTGTGGGGACCCTAAAGCATCTACTAGTTAACAGAAGTTTTTGTTCACTGTAAAAGTATCTAATACTTTTACATAGACACTTGTACTTTTACCTTTTGATCTTAATgccaatgtaaaaacatttttaaccattAGTCGAAAGATAAAGCCTTTTGACCTTTTTTatgacgagagagagagagagagagagagagagagagagagagagaggcggagTGATACTAGACACTCGAAAGTAGTCCAGGCATATAGGATATGATATATTGTGGTCTGTTTTACAGcgttaatttatatttatttggtcGCTGAATGGTGCGATCACAGTCAAGTGcatgtaatgaaaataattaaatactctGTCAGAATAATAGAAGATGTTATTTTCCGTTTTATTTAGCCTACACATgaaagcaaaatgttttttttaagtttaccTAATAAACTGCTATTAAATGGTATCTAAATATTGGAAGCGTGAGTTTTTTGACATATAGAGCTGTCGTACCTCATGCAAGACTTGGGTTTAAGTCCTGCCCAGGTCATGTTCCCTTCCTAGTCCCCTCCCCTGTTTGCTTGTCTTTATTACTATGTCTATCAATAAAACGGACAGTTTGCGGTTTCCATCAGTACAGTATATATCacacatttgcttttgtttttaagatgCGATTCGCTGGATTCCGAACACCAAAATCATTTATGGCCTTTGTGATGAGAAGATGGAAAATCTTACTGGTGCTGAATGTGTTTACGATGGCTGGCTTCATCACTTTTTGGGGCAAGTGCAATTTACGCACAACCAAAGCTGTTGGTCAACAGGCGGTGGCTGCTGATGTGAGAGGACAGACGCATCTGAATGGATCTGTTCAGGAGATCAGCATCACTCATGATGTGCTCTTAAAGAGACTGGGGTCACTGGAGGATGTAGTGTACAGACAACTGAATGGTAACTTCTTCATTATCGTGAAAAGAACTGCTATTCACAAAATGCCcttttacaaaacaagaaagcCATAATTTGTGTTCAATAGGTTTGTCCAagtctcttgggctcattgaaggTTTTGGAGGCCGAGGTAGAGGAGGTCTACCAGCAACACTTACACCAGAGGAAGAAAAGGAGGCCAAATACCTGAGGGAGAAATATGGCTACAATGCATTTCTGAGCGACAAAATCTCTCTCGATAGATCTATTCCAGATTATCGACCCAGCAAGTgagtgtctttttttattttaccctgAAAAATAGCTATACAAAGACCTATAGCTTTTGCTCTTGAGTTAACTGACTAGAAATGGTACGGCATAGTTTAGCTAGAATCTCTAGAACCATTTGAGTAGAAGGTTTTTCTTTTACCAAGAAAGGAAAGTTGCAGTTTCTAAGCACAGTTAAGCAAGGTTCTATATATAAGCTTTATTTTTGAGACCTGTGAACTCATTCATAAGATTCTTTGATGTGGAAAAATGTTCAGCGTCACGTCAGGGTCtaagcagacacacacactttttattgtcGAAGTATTGCAGGTTTCTGAAAATCGACGCTGTTCTTGCATGGTCTAAACTCTGATGATTCGTGATGTTTTAgatgttaatgacattaattaggagTCGTTTACAAGCAGAgacaaactatttatttgtgtataagTTCAAGATCATTTGCCATTCATAGACTTTACATCTGAAAGAGAGGCGTACGCGCGTTTCTTCTGTTCGTACATTTATTCTATGAATTGCATGTACTCATGTCTGAGAAATGATCATAAGATCAAATTTAGGAAGGTTTCTGCATTTCATAAATGAGGCCCAAGGTTCTGTAATCGTGAGAAGTGTCTCAGTGAAAGGTTTCACAGCCTTGTGTACCAAAGATCCAAAGAGGTGATTTGTTTCAAAGATAACTAAATCTTCTGTTTATTCAAgtatctgtgtttttatagaTGCAAAAAGGCCTTATATCCCCGTGACCTGCCACAGATCTCCATCATTTTCATCTTCGTAAATGAGGCGTTGTCTGTCATACTGCGTTCAGTCCATTCAGCTGTCAACCACACACCAGCTCATCTCCTAAAGGAAATCATCTTAGTGGATGACAACAGCGATGACGGTGAGAAACAAGAGAATTATATCTCTAAATTACATGGTACAAAATCATATTTAGTGgttattgtaaaaatgaacaataatgtGATATAAAAAAGAATTCCTCctgcaaaattgtatttacCAGTTGGGAAGTCATAATTGTGTTGTCAGGTGTGTTCAAATGAATCGGACCAAGATAGCAATGCACAAATAGTGAAAAATAGTCATTTCATACCCAACAGATCAATTGCATCCACTGTGTTTTCTCACTCCAAGAAAAGCCCAAGTTTCCcaatcataattatgacattGTTGTGGTTGCTATGCATCAAACTCATAATTAAGATCTTTCCAACAGGACTCAAACATACTATTCTTTTGTCTTGTACCACTAAGAAACTACTAGATACTCACCTAAATCCCCCAGCAACTGCACCAACTGCACTAAACACCATTCAGAATACCTTAGAAACTAAAGAGCaaatagaaaatgcaaaaatctaGTTTCATAAACCATTCTGACAGGGTTTAATCCATTGTGTTGCATTCGAGCACGAGTGTCAACACTGATAACCTAGAGTAGTTTGCCAAGCACTCTTTGCTCACGTTGCGCATGGCCATGCTTGTCTATTGTATCAAAGTGTGTGCTCAGGCCTTCCCAGAGAGACAGTTCAATTTCCATCACATTGTTGGCATGAGCCGGTGGCGGAGGGCCAACTGTCCATCAGCGCAGGGGGAAAAGCCTGCATTTGCTGAAATGAGGGGGCAGGCGAACAGCACACCCATCTCTGTCCTCATAATGTCAGTGATTCACGGTTTGTCACTCGAAATGCAGATGACAGTGTTTAACGTGGGGATCGGGAACACTTTCCAAGAACGTGTTTTCCAGGGGGATGGTGTGGATCCCCGTAGCACAGATCAAAGGCACGGAAGAGTTTTGGCGTAGGAGACACATTCCCTCTGGTCTGGTTTAAACACAGCGACGAGCACTCAAGCACCATGAAACGAGATTTCTCCCTCTTTAacgtttatgtgtgtgtgtgtgtgtgtttatgcatgacAGTACAACTGAAAGGGCCACTGGAGGAGTATGTCAACAAGCGCTACCCGGGTCTTATCAAAATAGTGCGCAATCAGAAGAGAGAGGGTCTCATCCGGGCTCGCATCGAAGGCTGGAAAGTGGCCACTGGGGAGGTGACTGGCTTCTTTGATGCCCATGTTGAGTTCACGCCTGCATGGTGAGAACATTATGCTGCTGGTTTTACTGATGGTCTAACTCACACCTCGACTTCTTAGGCCTTGTTTACACGTGGTATTAACATCCATCCTGGGTGATCTAAACTGAGATGCTCAGCCAACACAGACAGCTGTTTACAAGCTGTAGTAACATATGTCTCAAATATGTCTCTTGTGACTCTGATGATTGGATGGTGAGTGGTGGGTCTCTAAATATGTGATTTCATGCCTTCATCTACTGAAAAACCCCAacatattttagatgttttgaagcatggctgctggtttgagctggttatGTGCTGGTCCTAAGCCGGTGATAGTTGCTTGGGACCAGCATAGCTAAGGACCAACTTAAATCAGCTCAAATCAGCTGCCATTCTCACATATATAAccagcatattttttttcaacacgGTGTATCACTGTGCCAGTGATAAAGTGTTTACAAAgtcaaaataagaaagaaaaaccatAGAAAATCTGTGTTTCTGTCAAATATGTTAATGAATTTTAacccaaaaccttttttttggaaaagtataaaatgtaaaaaaaaacagaccagCCTAGTATGATTCGAACTCATATAAAAGAGGTTTGAAAACATCTAAGATTAGTGTTACAAGGAACGCTGTCCCATGTGGTTTTGGCCCTGTTGACACCTGGTAtattaagatacatttttagtGATTTGGTCACACGTGGTTAGCCAAGGTGCATTACTTTTTACACCTACTTTTTACAGCTCAATCACTATTCCTTGCATTAGTCCACTAATATAGTTAAGATGAGGGAgggaatgaaaacaaatgaacaaatctgTACGCTAAATGCACTGGAAGGGCTGCCACTTTTGCATAGTTTGTCCTTGCTGTTTAATTGAATCTTAGCAAACTTAAACTAAGAGTAAAACCCATGTATAGCCCACattgaatggatggatgaatggatgattCAGCTGCAGGCGCCATCTATTGGCGAGAAGCAGGAATTCATTTGGCATAACCCTAATATTGCATTATTGCATTCTTTAGCTTTTGAGTGTACTCTTGTTATTGCAGTGCATTATGGAATTGAATGTGTGAACTTGATAGATACCAATATGGTTTAGGATACCACTATAAGTGGATGTCCCCTCAAATAGTGCATATTTAAGGGTATGGGGGTGATTTTGGACACAGATCTTAACTAACTTAACACGCACTTTAAACGCGTCTTCTGTGACAGCTTGAAGACTATATCAGGGGAGTCCAATCCTGTTCCTGGACATCTGCCTACAAGCAGACTTCTGTTCCAGATTTGCTCCAATACacctgcctgtatttataaagTGCTGCTGAATATTTTGATTGGCTGGTTAATTTGTGTTGAATTTGATCAGAGTTGGAGCCGAACTTTCCACAATGGTAGATCTCCAGGAACAGGATTTGGGCACCTCTGCTTTATATAATTTTCAATGATGCGCCAAATGCGATACACAAatacaattgaattaaatggaGCCATTTCGCTGCTTACAACCTAATTGTAATCAATGTGTTCTGGCACAGCTGAACAAATGTGGAATCGCTTTTTGGTGTGCTTTCTCAAAAGAAGCCCATGAATGCATTTGTCCACATAAATGTCTACAATAGGAAACCAGCCCTTTCATAGTGGAGCCTATTCACAGATGTATTTAGTGTCTTCACGAGCAAACCAAACAGTTATGAATACCACGTGTAAACAGAGTTTTAGTTTATGTTTCCTCTGTAGGTCCGTCTAATTGGCTGATGTGAGGTGAGAAACCAGCCAACACATTTGCAAGCCAGGATTAGATTTAGCTCCACAGCAGAGCTGAAGAAGTGTTATTAACACTGTGCAATACAGCTTTTGCTTATAATGATCTAACCTCTACATCCCCTTGTCAGGGCTGAACCAGTTCTGTCTAGAATCAAGGAGAACCACAAGAGGATCATACTGCCCTCCATAGATAACATTAAAGACGAGACGTTTGAGCTGGAACGCTATGAGAACTCAGGCCATGGTTATAACTGGGAGCTCTGGTGTATGTATATCAGCCCACCGAAACAGTGGTGGGATGAAGGAGACACTTCTGCACCTATCAGGTAGGATCTTATTGGACTTTCATTGCGAAGACAGCCTTGGGTTTCCTCATTTTCATGGGCTTTT includes these proteins:
- the galnt17 gene encoding polypeptide N-acetylgalactosaminyltransferase 17 — encoded protein: MMRFAGFRTPKSFMAFVMRRWKILLVLNVFTMAGFITFWGKCNLRTTKAVGQQAVAADVRGQTHLNGSVQEISITHDVLLKRLGSLEDVVYRQLNGLSKSLGLIEGFGGRGRGGLPATLTPEEEKEAKYLREKYGYNAFLSDKISLDRSIPDYRPSKCKKALYPRDLPQISIIFIFVNEALSVILRSVHSAVNHTPAHLLKEIILVDDNSDDVQLKGPLEEYVNKRYPGLIKIVRNQKREGLIRARIEGWKVATGEVTGFFDAHVEFTPAWAEPVLSRIKENHKRIILPSIDNIKDETFELERYENSGHGYNWELWCMYISPPKQWWDEGDTSAPIRTPAMIGCSFVVNREYFGELGLLDAGMDVYGGENIELGIRVWLCGGSMEVLPCSRVAHIARTKKPYHSNIAFHTRRNALRVAEVWMDQYKSNVYLAWNLPMKNHGIDYGDISQRLALRKRLQCKNFEWYLDNIYPEMRRYNNTVFYGEIRNTNVTHLCVDQGIKENHTATLHPCHGWGPQLGRYTKEGYLFLGPLGSTGEDTRCVVDDKISSYPQLLNCEKVSSVRQKTWHFAQNEAIINRATGRCLEVVPANVYFGYALILRSCTGQKWNIKNLMKQD